One segment of Rubripirellula amarantea DNA contains the following:
- a CDS encoding type II and III secretion system protein family protein yields METSRFKISLAASALLLLGTAGITPNSASAQQQPVQLTSAESAVNRSISQTVERVEMLVKSSRILTLEDRIPKFQVHNETLLDATPVSQNQIQIFAKAPGTTQLNLWDTNDKLYTVDVTVIPDAREVEGILGTQLPYATLKVLPVNNSAIISGTVTNVDDVDRAVAIVEQFYATVVNNIKVVGVQQILLHTRIMEVSRTKLRELGIDWGSFTDDAFFYSSPGGLIDIGQSTVAGDIPSGVDTTNRLFVNNGDFSALISALRQQDLVKYLAEPTVVATHGRPARFNVGGRVPYIVPGNNGQVQVQYEEFGTSIDFLPFVVGPGRVRLEVRPEVSEVDSSLSLTVSGAQVVGFRSRYVETAVELQAGQTFAIAGLLQSRTESQTKATPLLGELPYIGTMFRKVREKRNDIELLITVTPEFVAAMDPHEVPRGGPGLNSASPNDKELYLKGHIEVPNMLGDCGCTIEGGGLSNGSCGTSECYGSATSVAPSYGQEIYGGAVISPSGIPAGAIVPGNEPIVVSEGITISSPQN; encoded by the coding sequence ATGGAAACATCTCGTTTTAAGATCTCGTTGGCAGCCTCGGCACTGTTGCTATTAGGCACCGCTGGGATCACTCCCAATTCAGCCTCGGCGCAACAGCAACCGGTCCAACTCACGTCAGCGGAGTCAGCGGTCAACCGCAGTATTTCGCAGACTGTTGAACGAGTTGAAATGCTCGTCAAAAGCAGTCGCATCTTGACCTTGGAAGATCGCATTCCAAAGTTCCAAGTACACAACGAGACGTTGCTTGATGCCACTCCCGTTTCGCAAAATCAAATCCAGATTTTTGCGAAGGCACCTGGTACCACGCAGCTAAATCTTTGGGACACCAACGACAAACTGTATACCGTTGATGTGACGGTCATTCCCGACGCTCGCGAAGTCGAAGGTATCTTGGGAACTCAGTTGCCTTACGCAACGCTCAAGGTGCTTCCGGTCAACAACAGTGCGATTATCTCGGGCACCGTCACCAACGTGGATGACGTGGACCGCGCCGTCGCAATCGTTGAACAGTTCTACGCGACCGTCGTCAACAACATCAAAGTGGTTGGCGTTCAACAAATTCTTCTGCACACTCGCATCATGGAAGTCTCACGCACCAAGTTGCGTGAACTCGGCATTGACTGGGGTAGCTTCACTGATGACGCATTCTTCTACTCGTCGCCTGGCGGGTTGATTGACATCGGGCAAAGTACCGTAGCGGGAGACATTCCTTCGGGCGTCGACACGACCAATCGCCTGTTCGTCAACAACGGTGACTTCTCGGCTTTGATTTCGGCTCTTCGGCAACAGGACTTGGTCAAGTACTTGGCTGAACCAACAGTCGTGGCCACTCACGGACGTCCTGCTCGTTTCAACGTCGGCGGCCGCGTGCCTTACATCGTGCCGGGCAACAACGGCCAAGTCCAAGTTCAGTATGAAGAGTTCGGAACGTCCATCGACTTCCTGCCCTTCGTTGTGGGTCCGGGACGTGTTCGTTTGGAAGTACGGCCTGAGGTTTCCGAGGTTGACTCGTCACTTAGCTTGACGGTTTCAGGAGCCCAGGTGGTCGGTTTCCGTTCCCGCTACGTCGAGACGGCTGTCGAACTGCAAGCCGGTCAAACGTTCGCGATCGCAGGATTGCTGCAGAGTCGAACCGAGTCGCAGACCAAGGCGACACCGCTGCTTGGGGAATTGCCCTACATCGGAACCATGTTCCGAAAGGTTCGCGAGAAACGCAACGACATCGAACTTCTAATCACTGTTACACCGGAATTCGTCGCTGCGATGGATCCTCATGAAGTTCCCCGCGGTGGGCCAGGCCTCAACAGTGCTTCGCCTAACGACAAGGAACTTTACTTGAAGGGCCACATCGAAGTCCCCAACATGCTCGGTGATTGCGGATGCACCATCGAAGGCGGTGGACTAAGCAATGGCTCGTGCGGAACAAGCGAATGCTACGGATCGGCAACCTCCGTCGCACCTAGTTATGGGCAAGAGATTTACGGAGGTGCTGTGATCAGCCCATCGGGAATCCCGGCCGGAGCCATCGTCCCAGGCAACGAACCGATTGTGGTCAGCGAAGGCATCACGATCTCGTCGCCACAGAACTAA
- the cpaB gene encoding Flp pilus assembly protein CpaB produces the protein MKKSAFLLIALFVGTIVTVVANQILTANTGGEADQQVAEIFVASVAIDIGEEITPEKVRLEQWPIDKIPEGSTGDFEGLEEKYAKQRFYTGEPIMPLKLMDDNWTTVPKNFSVVAMKASDVSIANLIQPGDRVDVLAFFEKSELVPQSMLKTVLMGVRVYALDGDTERRAGDDRPKRIQNIQLLIHKKDQQAWAYAGELGKIQLALGSDADYSTEDGSNQAAAEFLGWLDDYREAQQQAANQAKRDKDASRNRSRVTMMPKPKEEKKEEEDGFSMIKMVEGRMVEYWIVPGKLPVKIGEVGGDDTGSMNSSSTDSSTSRSQPRDTKDEGEYSYLNGEDSPLFQPPPERSGSINEQPRQSSY, from the coding sequence ATGAAAAAGTCAGCTTTTCTCCTCATCGCGCTGTTTGTTGGCACCATCGTCACCGTGGTCGCCAATCAAATCCTGACCGCGAACACAGGTGGCGAAGCCGATCAGCAGGTCGCCGAAATTTTCGTGGCGTCCGTGGCGATTGATATCGGCGAAGAAATCACGCCCGAGAAAGTCCGCTTGGAACAATGGCCGATCGACAAGATCCCCGAAGGTTCCACCGGTGACTTTGAAGGACTCGAAGAGAAATACGCGAAGCAACGCTTCTATACCGGCGAACCGATCATGCCGCTGAAGTTAATGGACGACAACTGGACTACGGTTCCTAAGAACTTCAGTGTGGTTGCAATGAAGGCATCCGACGTCAGCATCGCCAACTTGATTCAACCAGGCGACCGGGTGGACGTGTTGGCGTTCTTTGAAAAGAGCGAACTGGTTCCGCAAAGCATGCTGAAGACCGTGCTGATGGGCGTTCGAGTCTACGCCCTTGATGGTGATACCGAACGACGAGCTGGCGATGACCGGCCCAAACGAATTCAAAACATCCAGCTTCTGATTCACAAGAAAGACCAACAAGCTTGGGCCTACGCCGGCGAACTCGGCAAGATCCAATTGGCCTTGGGAAGCGACGCCGACTACAGCACCGAAGATGGCTCGAATCAAGCCGCTGCGGAATTCCTGGGATGGCTTGACGACTATCGCGAAGCCCAGCAGCAAGCGGCGAACCAGGCAAAACGAGACAAAGACGCTTCGCGAAATCGCTCACGCGTCACCATGATGCCGAAGCCGAAGGAAGAGAAAAAAGAAGAGGAAGATGGCTTCTCCATGATCAAGATGGTGGAAGGCCGCATGGTCGAGTACTGGATCGTCCCCGGAAAACTGCCGGTTAAGATCGGCGAAGTTGGCGGCGATGACACTGGGTCCATGAATTCGTCCAGTACTGATAGTTCAACGTCGCGATCCCAACCGCGTGACACGAAGGATGAAGGCGAGTACAGCTACCTCAATGGCGAAGACAGCCCTCTGTTTCAACCACCACCTGAGCGCAGTGGTTCGATCAACGAACAACCGCGTCAATCAAGCTACTAA
- a CDS encoding A24 family peptidase → MFQSTASIAAETWVVWFVSIVLVVAAVIDGKILKVPNWLTFPFIISGWIHWTVQGGFGSDGLLFSLAGTVVGMMLLLVLRNVGGMGAGDVKLLAGVGAWLGTVITLYAFAATAVVGGVMAAYMIWKSGNWEHHFAMAHRILAEWKDVRQPKKLAEIARERKPNMYLLPYGIPMAIGSIAYFALAGMLM, encoded by the coding sequence ATGTTTCAATCCACTGCATCCATCGCCGCTGAAACCTGGGTCGTCTGGTTCGTTTCGATCGTATTGGTCGTGGCCGCTGTCATCGACGGCAAAATCTTGAAGGTGCCAAACTGGCTGACCTTCCCATTCATTATCTCGGGCTGGATTCACTGGACCGTTCAAGGTGGCTTCGGCTCCGACGGTTTGTTGTTCAGTCTTGCTGGAACCGTAGTCGGCATGATGCTGTTGCTTGTGCTTCGCAACGTAGGCGGCATGGGCGCTGGCGATGTGAAACTGCTCGCTGGTGTCGGAGCTTGGCTTGGCACCGTGATCACACTGTATGCTTTCGCAGCGACAGCCGTTGTCGGCGGTGTCATGGCGGCTTACATGATCTGGAAGAGCGGTAACTGGGAACATCACTTCGCGATGGCTCACCGAATCTTGGCCGAATGGAAAGATGTTCGCCAACCGAAGAAGCTCGCCGAGATCGCTCGTGAACGCAAGCCAAACATGTACTTGCTGCCTTACGGAATCCCAATGGCTATCGGCTCCATCGCCTACTTCGCCTTGGCTGGCATGCTGATGTAA
- a CDS encoding Flp family type IVb pilin has product MKNFATSVVEFLKEEDGPTAVEYAVMLALIVIFCLGTISLVGQNANAKFQEVADKIATN; this is encoded by the coding sequence ATGAAGAATTTCGCAACCAGCGTCGTAGAATTCCTTAAAGAAGAAGATGGCCCAACTGCAGTTGAGTACGCAGTTATGCTTGCTCTGATCGTTATCTTCTGTCTTGGAACGATCAGCTTGGTTGGCCAAAACGCCAACGCCAAGTTCCAAGAAGTTGCTGACAAGATCGCCACCAACTAA
- the truB gene encoding tRNA pseudouridine(55) synthase TruB, with amino-acid sequence MTAFGFLNCNKPVGMTSRDLVNIVAKRFRETRDSNEPKIKLGHAGTLDPLAEGVMVLGVGRAVRLVPYVQEQRKHYRSTFLLGQTSVSGDLEGEVISRPDLPVPSLAQLESAARDLTGRISQIPPAHSAIRVDGRRAYQRIRAGEEVKMPSRDVDVYRFEVTRYEFPEVDLDIVCGSGTYIRTLGMDLAKAVGSVGVMKYLRRYRIGVFSEEDALSVEEIRQCDPRTKLKLAVEGAATLPKLTVNDGDAVRLLHGLEIVGELPSNQHYDSDTRAGDSRPASLDTVMDETEVAAIWQNELLAIVKRREGAWWPFRVFPRSDQWPSKEQRPHLDAKDDDR; translated from the coding sequence GTGACCGCGTTCGGATTCCTAAATTGCAACAAACCGGTGGGGATGACTTCTCGCGATCTTGTCAACATTGTGGCAAAACGATTCCGCGAGACTAGGGATAGCAACGAACCAAAAATCAAACTCGGCCACGCGGGGACACTTGATCCGTTGGCCGAAGGGGTCATGGTACTTGGGGTTGGCCGAGCGGTGCGATTGGTTCCCTATGTTCAGGAACAAAGAAAACACTACCGATCCACGTTCTTGTTGGGACAGACAAGTGTTTCGGGTGATTTAGAGGGCGAGGTGATCTCGCGACCTGATCTGCCGGTTCCCTCGCTTGCCCAGCTCGAATCGGCTGCCCGCGATCTGACGGGACGTATATCCCAGATCCCCCCCGCGCACTCGGCCATCCGAGTCGATGGTCGGCGAGCTTACCAACGCATCCGAGCTGGCGAAGAAGTGAAGATGCCCTCGCGGGATGTCGACGTTTACCGGTTCGAGGTAACGCGATACGAATTTCCCGAAGTGGATCTGGATATTGTGTGCGGATCGGGAACGTACATCCGCACCCTTGGTATGGACCTAGCTAAGGCCGTTGGCTCGGTAGGCGTGATGAAGTACCTGCGTCGCTATCGGATTGGGGTATTTTCGGAAGAAGATGCATTGAGCGTGGAAGAAATCCGACAGTGTGATCCTCGCACGAAACTAAAACTGGCGGTCGAGGGGGCCGCGACGTTGCCCAAGCTAACGGTAAATGATGGCGATGCAGTGCGGCTATTGCATGGCCTCGAGATCGTGGGTGAGTTGCCGTCGAACCAGCATTATGATTCGGACACTCGGGCTGGTGATTCGAGGCCAGCAAGCCTGGATACGGTAATGGACGAAACCGAGGTGGCTGCCATTTGGCAGAACGAGTTGCTGGCGATTGTCAAACGTCGCGAAGGAGCATGGTGGCCGTTTCGTGTTTTCCCAAGGTCAGACCAGTGGCCAAGTAAGGAACAACGTCCACATTTGGACGCTAAGGACGATGATCGTTAA
- a CDS encoding NUDIX hydrolase, protein MKPESEEIVLRGERFDVYRMTLAGSDGQSYQREVIRHPGAVVLLPLIDADTVVMINNGRPTVGETLLELPAGTRDPNESPDVTAHRELIEETGYRAGSIECIAEFFSAPGISDELMSLYVARDLTQGQHAREAVEQIENRVVHRDEVARLLHDGEIRDGKTLIGLYAFLYSPRLNPTT, encoded by the coding sequence ATGAAACCAGAATCCGAAGAGATCGTTTTGCGAGGTGAGCGATTCGATGTGTATCGCATGACACTCGCCGGAAGCGACGGGCAATCCTACCAACGCGAAGTGATTCGACATCCTGGCGCGGTTGTCTTGCTGCCGCTCATCGATGCCGATACCGTGGTCATGATCAATAACGGCCGACCCACGGTGGGGGAAACGTTATTGGAACTGCCCGCCGGAACTCGCGACCCCAACGAGTCGCCCGACGTCACGGCGCATCGAGAGTTGATCGAGGAAACCGGTTATCGCGCCGGATCCATCGAGTGCATCGCTGAATTTTTCTCGGCGCCCGGCATCAGTGACGAACTAATGTCGCTGTATGTCGCTCGCGACTTGACGCAAGGTCAGCATGCCCGCGAGGCCGTTGAGCAAATCGAGAATCGCGTAGTGCACCGAGACGAAGTCGCTCGACTTTTGCACGATGGGGAAATTCGTGACGGCAAAACTTTGATCGGACTCTATGCCTTTCTCTACTCGCCTCGTTTGAACCCAACAACGTAA
- a CDS encoding MIP/aquaporin family protein: MKTPLINRSLAEFLSTYCLVLIGCGAMVVNGETQALTHVGVATVWGLIVMVMIYAVGPVSGAHMNPAVTIAFTVARRLPLKDAIAYVPSQCAGAIAGAASLAIVFGSQASFLGATLVQLELTPQAGFAIEAMMTAILMFVVMGVSTGAKEETITAGLAVGATIAMEAFVAGPLTNASMNPARSLGPAIVSGMTTDLWLYIAAPIAGALIGCGLHRLIKPGSTDLTILEV; the protein is encoded by the coding sequence ATGAAGACACCACTTATCAATCGTTCGTTGGCCGAATTCCTTAGCACTTACTGCTTGGTGCTGATCGGTTGTGGTGCGATGGTCGTCAATGGCGAAACGCAGGCGCTCACTCACGTGGGCGTGGCGACGGTGTGGGGGTTAATTGTGATGGTGATGATCTACGCGGTTGGACCAGTCAGCGGTGCGCACATGAATCCCGCCGTTACCATCGCGTTCACTGTCGCCAGGCGTTTGCCGCTCAAAGACGCGATTGCCTATGTGCCGTCGCAGTGTGCCGGCGCGATCGCCGGTGCAGCGTCACTAGCGATCGTTTTTGGTAGCCAGGCGTCATTCCTGGGCGCCACGCTAGTCCAACTCGAATTGACGCCACAGGCCGGCTTTGCAATCGAAGCAATGATGACGGCAATTTTGATGTTTGTCGTGATGGGCGTTTCCACAGGTGCCAAAGAAGAAACGATTACCGCTGGCCTTGCCGTGGGGGCCACGATCGCGATGGAAGCCTTCGTCGCCGGACCCTTGACCAATGCGTCCATGAATCCAGCGCGAAGTTTGGGGCCCGCGATCGTGTCGGGAATGACCACTGATCTATGGCTCTACATCGCGGCACCCATCGCCGGCGCGTTGATCGGTTGCGGCCTGCACCGGTTAATCAAACCTGGCTCAACAGACTTAACTATTCTTGAAGTTTAG
- a CDS encoding nucleotide pyrophosphohydrolase — protein MSKTDPTQDLTVRQAQAIVDDWIQTIGVRYFGELTNLAQLVEEVGEVARILSRTVGEQSTREGSTLGELSDELADVMFVTICLANQSGIDLSEALKRNLEKKTRRDLTRHRDNPKLQE, from the coding sequence ATGAGCAAAACAGACCCCACCCAGGATCTAACCGTTCGTCAAGCTCAAGCAATCGTGGATGATTGGATCCAAACGATTGGCGTGCGTTACTTTGGGGAACTCACCAACTTGGCGCAATTGGTCGAAGAGGTTGGTGAGGTCGCTCGCATTTTGTCGCGAACCGTCGGTGAGCAATCCACACGCGAAGGTTCAACGCTAGGTGAACTCAGCGACGAACTTGCCGACGTTATGTTCGTTACGATTTGCTTGGCCAACCAGTCAGGCATCGATCTTTCCGAAGCGCTCAAACGCAATTTAGAAAAGAAGACCCGACGAGACTTAACACGTCACCGTGACAATCCTAAACTTCAAGAATAG
- a CDS encoding FG-GAP repeat domain-containing protein, translating into MPICAQEPQAGSQESHADGSSGPKDTCKPCSFEIKLLALDSNEGIAAGDVDGDGITDLVAGRSWFRGGDWAPRPLRLIEDWNGYVESNGDYVMDINQDGRLDVIAGSFMGSEVHWFENPGDEGLRLGQLWPKHVLVDTERKTNEGQLLEDVDGDGRPEWIVNSWTKDVPMMVWRLEPIESGEAKSDGGASDGSSSGASAKPSQADASKPAAYKMVGHELGPKGNGHGLAVGDISGDGRYDVLVGQGWYEQPASQPWTQPWAFHPDWDLHSSLPMLVVDLDEDGDHDLVIGNGHDYGLYWWQNDGADETGKISWTEHEIDSSFSQPHSLAWADIDGDQRPDLIAGKRYFAHNGNDPGGMDMPCLYYYQWDPSTNKFTRYTIDEGHVGVGLQIVTEDFNGDGRADIAVAGKSGTYLIRSR; encoded by the coding sequence ATGCCAATCTGTGCCCAAGAGCCTCAGGCGGGGTCGCAGGAATCACATGCCGATGGCAGCTCTGGACCCAAGGATACGTGCAAACCTTGTTCCTTTGAGATCAAGTTGTTGGCGCTCGATTCCAACGAAGGCATTGCCGCTGGCGATGTTGACGGCGACGGAATCACGGACTTGGTCGCTGGCCGATCATGGTTTCGCGGTGGCGACTGGGCTCCGCGACCGCTGCGATTGATCGAGGACTGGAACGGCTACGTCGAAAGCAACGGCGACTACGTGATGGATATCAATCAAGACGGACGCCTCGATGTGATCGCAGGATCTTTCATGGGTTCCGAAGTGCATTGGTTCGAGAATCCAGGCGACGAAGGCTTGCGATTGGGGCAACTCTGGCCCAAGCATGTGCTTGTCGATACCGAAAGAAAAACGAACGAAGGGCAACTGTTAGAAGATGTCGATGGCGATGGCCGACCGGAATGGATCGTCAATAGCTGGACCAAAGACGTGCCCATGATGGTTTGGCGACTGGAGCCGATCGAATCCGGTGAAGCCAAATCGGATGGAGGTGCGTCGGATGGAAGTTCATCTGGTGCTTCAGCGAAACCAAGCCAAGCCGATGCATCAAAACCGGCTGCCTACAAAATGGTGGGCCACGAACTTGGACCCAAGGGGAATGGCCACGGGCTCGCCGTTGGCGATATCAGTGGCGACGGCAGATATGACGTCTTGGTTGGACAGGGGTGGTACGAGCAACCAGCTTCACAACCGTGGACGCAACCATGGGCGTTTCATCCCGATTGGGATCTTCATTCGAGTCTGCCGATGTTAGTCGTCGATCTCGACGAAGACGGCGACCATGACTTGGTGATTGGCAATGGCCACGACTACGGTTTGTATTGGTGGCAAAATGATGGGGCTGATGAGACTGGTAAAATCAGTTGGACTGAACATGAAATTGACAGCAGCTTTAGCCAACCTCACTCACTTGCTTGGGCCGACATCGATGGCGACCAACGCCCGGACTTGATCGCCGGCAAACGCTACTTTGCCCACAACGGCAATGACCCCGGAGGAATGGACATGCCATGCCTTTACTACTATCAATGGGATCCATCCACCAATAAGTTCACTCGGTACACCATTGACGAAGGACACGTTGGTGTTGGGCTGCAGATCGTAACTGAAGATTTCAACGGCGACGGCCGAGCGGACATCGCAGTTGCTGGCAAGAGTGGCACTTACCTGATTCGGTCTCGATGA
- a CDS encoding MaoC family dehydratase, producing the protein MEISQTPVSSRTHSPLASTETGGSDAAQVQPLYLEDMNVGDRWMSESREITADDVADFAILTGDNDPLHTEAGASSPFGEPVAHGLLGLSVLAGLSSQKPKVATLALVSIAEWQFEAPIFFGDVVRVCTEIEEIGQHGRRAGRVTWVRSLINQHGRVVQRGRFVSLVSTRARARRLSNIENEAPTDDTSSRGTLPAR; encoded by the coding sequence TTGGAAATTTCGCAGACACCCGTTTCATCGAGAACTCATTCTCCGCTCGCCTCTACCGAAACCGGCGGTTCCGATGCGGCTCAGGTCCAGCCATTGTATCTGGAGGACATGAACGTTGGTGACCGCTGGATGAGTGAAAGTCGCGAGATTACCGCCGACGATGTTGCCGACTTCGCTATTTTAACCGGCGATAACGATCCGCTGCACACCGAGGCTGGGGCTAGTTCGCCCTTCGGTGAACCCGTCGCTCACGGATTGTTGGGTTTGAGCGTCCTTGCGGGGCTGAGCTCTCAGAAACCTAAAGTCGCAACGTTGGCCTTGGTCAGTATTGCCGAGTGGCAGTTTGAAGCTCCTATTTTCTTTGGTGACGTTGTCCGCGTTTGCACAGAGATTGAAGAAATTGGTCAACATGGTCGACGAGCCGGGCGTGTGACGTGGGTGCGATCGCTAATCAATCAACATGGACGCGTTGTTCAACGTGGCCGGTTCGTTTCTCTGGTTTCTACCCGAGCTCGAGCTCGGCGATTGTCAAACATTGAGAACGAGGCACCGACCGACGACACCTCTTCGCGTGGAACGCTTCCTGCAAGGTAA
- a CDS encoding cytochrome c oxidase subunit 3, with protein sequence MSTYRLPDDRRFQLGGALFLGSLFVFFVSSILLYGFYAYSRRDDPQSSATLPSSFLISTVCLLVISILVHLATRAVRRDRMNATCGLLAVSGLAATIFMGVQFFAMSEMLGGPAMREGTGKGVAGMVAVLAFLHALHVAGGVISLGIVSVRSWQGKYDHERHWPVDFAAQYWHFLDGVWLCMLAAFWFTTGGFAW encoded by the coding sequence ATGTCCACCTACAGGCTTCCCGACGATCGACGATTTCAGCTAGGTGGAGCGTTGTTCTTAGGATCACTGTTCGTTTTCTTCGTCAGCAGTATTCTGCTCTATGGGTTCTACGCGTATTCCCGACGCGATGATCCTCAAAGCAGTGCAACGTTGCCGAGCAGCTTTTTGATCAGCACGGTCTGTTTGTTGGTCATCAGCATTCTGGTTCATCTGGCCACACGAGCGGTTCGTCGCGATCGAATGAACGCAACTTGCGGACTGCTGGCCGTTAGCGGTCTTGCTGCAACTATCTTCATGGGAGTGCAGTTCTTTGCCATGAGCGAAATGCTCGGTGGGCCAGCGATGCGAGAGGGAACTGGGAAAGGGGTTGCCGGCATGGTGGCCGTTCTGGCTTTCCTGCATGCACTGCACGTTGCTGGCGGAGTCATCTCGCTAGGAATCGTCTCGGTACGTTCCTGGCAGGGCAAGTACGATCATGAACGTCATTGGCCGGTCGACTTCGCTGCGCAGTATTGGCACTTTCTTGATGGCGTGTGGCTATGCATGCTCGCAGCATTCTGGTTCACGACGGGCGGGTTCGCCTGGTAG
- the eda gene encoding bifunctional 4-hydroxy-2-oxoglutarate aldolase/2-dehydro-3-deoxy-phosphogluconate aldolase, with protein MSTFVFPTDLEERLSDTKVTAMVTIDRPDDAIPLGKALLACGIKAIEVSFQSKAASEAIAKLRANVPECLVGAAGVVFEDQLRQAKEAGASYGSSFGTDRAVIEAADHLNFPFIPGVMTPSEIQSAVSLGCRHLHLFPMEPIGGIDYFRSIRDAYSHLGVKFMIGGGMSLMHLRRYLSHDDVLCIAGEWIAPRRIIQNQNWSAVIDNATEVTSILKDLSSKQ; from the coding sequence ATGAGCACATTTGTATTTCCTACTGACCTTGAAGAACGGCTGTCCGACACGAAGGTAACGGCGATGGTCACGATCGACCGTCCCGACGATGCGATTCCGCTTGGAAAAGCTTTGCTCGCCTGCGGGATCAAAGCGATAGAGGTTTCCTTTCAATCCAAAGCCGCGTCTGAAGCGATTGCGAAGCTTCGCGCCAATGTTCCGGAATGCTTGGTAGGGGCCGCAGGAGTGGTCTTTGAAGATCAGCTTCGTCAAGCGAAAGAGGCGGGGGCTTCTTACGGTTCATCCTTTGGAACCGACAGAGCGGTCATCGAAGCAGCAGATCATCTGAACTTCCCGTTCATTCCAGGGGTGATGACTCCCAGCGAGATCCAATCCGCCGTCTCGTTAGGGTGCCGCCATCTGCATTTGTTTCCGATGGAGCCTATCGGCGGAATCGACTACTTCCGCTCAATCCGAGATGCGTACAGTCACCTGGGCGTGAAGTTCATGATCGGTGGCGGGATGTCATTGATGCACCTGCGACGCTACTTAAGCCACGACGATGTGCTTTGCATTGCCGGCGAATGGATTGCTCCGCGACGAATCATTCAAAATCAGAACTGGTCCGCCGTGATTGATAACGCGACGGAAGTAACGAGCATTTTGAAAGATTTGAGCTCAAAACAGTAA
- a CDS encoding nickel pincer cofactor-dependent isomerase, group 22, protein MNTSDATIRFPKVFRVRQDLFERPLPDVPKSVADTIEQSQLLEAIKPGQRVAIAVGSRGIANLPQIVRQVVDCVVAAGGTPFIVPAMGSHGGATAQGQTEILNSLSINPQTMNCEIHSSMETISLGQTDEGFDIRFDEFAANADQIIVVNRVKPHTRITGTLQSGLVKMLLIGLGKQAGASAYHEVMGRYHYRLENMAVPIVKHIVRELPILMGLAVIEDAADQTSHVEAVAGKDWLAREPELLAMATMQMPRLPFDEIDLLIIDRIGKEISGTGMDTNVIGRKSNDNIADANEWPKVKQIYVRSLSPKTAGNAAGIGIAEYCHRRVVNELDENKTRINCITSDHVTAGRIPLTFDSDLEVFEAAVSQMNSRPPSEIKWVSIRDTLSLGEMICSEALLEQAQQSSQLDPITPLYPLSFNDEGDARLLD, encoded by the coding sequence ATGAACACCTCGGATGCAACGATTCGATTCCCAAAAGTCTTTCGCGTTCGTCAAGACTTGTTTGAGCGGCCATTACCTGACGTCCCAAAATCAGTTGCCGACACCATCGAACAATCGCAATTACTTGAAGCTATCAAGCCAGGGCAACGGGTCGCGATAGCGGTAGGTAGCCGCGGAATCGCGAATTTGCCCCAGATTGTTCGCCAAGTTGTCGATTGCGTCGTTGCCGCTGGCGGAACTCCGTTTATCGTTCCGGCGATGGGGAGCCATGGCGGGGCAACGGCCCAAGGACAAACGGAAATACTGAACTCGCTTAGCATCAACCCACAAACGATGAACTGCGAGATCCATTCGTCGATGGAAACCATCTCGCTGGGACAAACGGACGAAGGCTTCGATATTCGCTTCGACGAGTTTGCGGCGAATGCGGACCAAATCATCGTCGTCAACCGAGTTAAGCCACATACGCGGATAACCGGAACTCTGCAAAGCGGACTGGTCAAAATGTTGTTGATTGGTCTGGGGAAACAAGCCGGTGCGAGTGCCTACCACGAAGTGATGGGTCGCTATCACTACCGTCTGGAAAACATGGCGGTCCCCATTGTCAAACACATTGTTCGTGAATTGCCAATCCTGATGGGTTTAGCCGTCATCGAGGATGCCGCCGACCAAACTTCGCACGTCGAGGCGGTCGCGGGCAAAGACTGGCTCGCAAGAGAACCGGAACTCTTAGCGATGGCAACCATGCAAATGCCTCGGCTGCCATTCGACGAAATCGACCTGCTAATCATCGATCGAATTGGCAAAGAAATCAGCGGTACCGGAATGGACACCAATGTGATCGGACGAAAGTCAAACGACAACATCGCCGACGCGAACGAATGGCCCAAGGTTAAACAGATCTATGTCCGGTCGTTGAGTCCCAAGACGGCGGGTAACGCGGCCGGCATCGGAATCGCAGAATACTGCCATCGTCGTGTCGTGAATGAACTGGACGAAAACAAGACTCGAATCAACTGCATTACCAGCGATCATGTCACCGCCGGTCGCATTCCGCTCACGTTCGACAGTGACCTGGAAGTTTTCGAAGCCGCGGTATCTCAGATGAACTCAAGGCCACCAAGCGAAATCAAATGGGTGTCGATTCGAGACACACTGTCACTTGGCGAAATGATCTGCAGCGAAGCTTTGTTGGAACAGGCTCAACAGTCCAGTCAACTGGATCCGATCACGCCTCTTTATCCTCTTTCGTTCAACGACGAAGGTGATGCGAGACTGCTAGACTAA